Proteins from a genomic interval of Methanococcoides sp. AM1:
- a CDS encoding metallophosphoesterase, whose protein sequence is MKIIALSDTHLIRGGIPPTFKCLLDDCDIIAHAGDFTTMECYQAFADTGKLKAVHGNSDDSELKEILPEKLVFNADGVKIGLVHEGALSIMDTTPLRYLALEMEVDVLIFGHIHRPLVETSDVILICPGSPTNPRMSDPSIVEINVDNGKVSAEIVEIEGHSCGFIDFSRKLETMK, encoded by the coding sequence ATGAAGATAATTGCTCTTTCTGATACCCACCTTATACGAGGGGGGATCCCACCCACATTCAAATGCCTTCTTGATGACTGCGACATAATAGCTCATGCAGGTGATTTTACAACAATGGAATGTTACCAGGCTTTTGCCGATACTGGCAAGCTAAAAGCAGTCCATGGAAATTCAGATGATAGCGAACTAAAAGAAATATTGCCTGAAAAGTTAGTGTTTAATGCCGATGGTGTCAAAATAGGTCTTGTACATGAGGGAGCGCTATCAATTATGGATACCACCCCATTACGCTATCTTGCACTCGAGATGGAAGTGGATGTTTTGATATTTGGTCATATCCACAGGCCACTGGTGGAAACAAGCGATGTCATACTTATCTGCCCGGGATCACCTACAAACCCCCGCATGTCTGATCCATCCATCGTAGAAATCAATGTTGATAATGGTAAAGTCTCTGCAGAGATAGTGGAGATAGAGGGACATTCATGTGGATTTATTGACTTTTCTCGTAAGCTTGAAACCATGAAGTAA